The Micropterus dolomieu isolate WLL.071019.BEF.003 ecotype Adirondacks linkage group LG22, ASM2129224v1, whole genome shotgun sequence genome contains a region encoding:
- the LOC123961339 gene encoding chymotrypsinogen B-like: protein MEVKVLVCGIVLVVLAVTGSNAQLDDCGTAPLNARIVGGADAVPGSWPWQVSLQTNGLHFCGGSLINNQWILTAAHCFNIPTPNLIVYLGRDTLNLLTPNGKSWTVSQIVKHPNYDKETFNNDIALLKLSSPVTFTDYIRPVCLAADGSAFNNGTTCWVTGWGNIKTETLLSSPGRLQEVSLPIVSNSDCNSSYGFITNNMICAGLTQGGQGTCFGDSGGPLVTKNGFVWVQAGIVSFVAQEGCALPNVPEGFTRVSQYQFWINSQISISGAAHLVPLSVPLLLSIVPVLFSLSVLS, encoded by the exons ATGGAAGTCAAAGTGTTGGTTTGTGGCATCGTGCTCGTGGTTTTAGCGGTTACAG GAAGCAACGCACAGTTAGATG ATTGTGGCACTGCGCCGCTCAACGCCAGGATCGTAGGAGGGGCGGATGCTGTTCCAGGGTCGTGGCCCTGGCAGGTCAGTCTGCAGACCAATGGACTGCATTTCTGTGGAGGCTCCCTGATCAACAACCAGTGGATCctgactgctgctcactgtTTCAACAT CCCCACTCCCAATCTCATCGTTTACCTCGGCCGTGACACCCTGAACTTGTTGACTCCAAACGGAAAGTCCTGGACTGTGTCCCAGATCGTCAAGCATCCAAACTATGATAAAGAGACGTTCAACAACGACATAGCCTTGCTGAAGCTGTCCTCTCCTGTTACGTTCACTGACTACATCAGACCCGTGTGTTTAGCGGCGGACGGCAGCGCCTTTAACAATGGGACGACCTGCTGGGTCACCGGATGGGGAAACATCAAAACTGAGA CTCTACTTTCTTCCCCAGGGAGGCTGCAGGAGGTGAGTCTTCCCATCGTGTCCAACAGTGATTGTAACTCTTCCTACGGTTTCATCACAAACAACATGATCTGTGCCGGTCTAACCCAGGGGGGACAGGGCACCTGTTTT GGGGATTCAGGCGGCCCGTTGGTGACTAAAAACGGCTTTGTCTGGGTCCAGGCTGGAATCGTGAGTTTTGTAGCACAAGAAGGCTGTGCCCTGCCTAATGTCCCCGAAGGCTTCACCCGAGTGTCCCAGTATCAGTTCTGGATCAACAGCCAGATCAGCATCTCTGGAGCCGCTCACCTGGTTCCCCTCTCGgttcctctgctgctgtccaTCGTCCCTGTTCTCTTCTCCTTGTCTGTCCTTTCAtag